The following is a genomic window from Adhaeribacter radiodurans.
CATGACCACATTACAACAGGAGATAGATCAACTTAAACCTTGGTTTCATAACATACATTTACCCGATGGTACCCAAACCGCGCCTAATCATACCTTAGGAGATTTTCCGGCGTTTAAATGGCAAGACATTGCCCCTTATATTCCGGAGGATTTAACCAATTGGAAGGTGCTGGACGTTGGTTGCAATGCGGGTTTTTATACGATTGAGTTAGCTAAACGGGGAGCCCAGGTATTGGCTATTGATATAGATCCGCATTATCTAAAGCAAGCAGCTTGGATAGCGCAACAATTTGGTCTGGAAAAACAAATTGAATTCCGGCAATTACAGGTATACGATGTAGCGCACTTAGAGCAAAAATTTGATTTAATCTGGTATATGGGAGTAATGTACCATTTGCGTTATCCGCTACTATCTCTGGATATTCTTTCTCAAAAACTGAATCGTTTAATGGTTTTTCAAACCTTAACTATGCCCGGCGAAGAAGTAGCAGAAGTACCTCAGGACTTAGATTTTAATGACCGGGAAAAAATGCAGCAAGATGGCTGGCCCAAAAT
Proteins encoded in this region:
- a CDS encoding TIGR04290 family methyltransferase; protein product: MTTLQQEIDQLKPWFHNIHLPDGTQTAPNHTLGDFPAFKWQDIAPYIPEDLTNWKVLDVGCNAGFYTIELAKRGAQVLAIDIDPHYLKQAAWIAQQFGLEKQIEFRQLQVYDVAHLEQKFDLIWYMGVMYHLRYPLLSLDILSQKLNRLMVFQTLTMPGEEVAEVPQDLDFNDREKMQQDGWPKMAFIEQRLAGDVTNWWAPNHAAIEAMLRSCGLNVMHRPAHEIYLCELDTSNNKSVHSWNKSEYLSATGQNWEEAVQMKVTNKNRTLTS